One window from the genome of Ciconia boyciana chromosome 8, ASM3463844v1, whole genome shotgun sequence encodes:
- the PARP6 gene encoding protein mono-ADP-ribosyltransferase PARP6 isoform X4 translates to MDLKGQYWTDDDSDGDNESEEFLYGVQGTCAADLYRHPQLDADIEAVKEIYSENAVAVREYGTIDDVDIDLHVNISFLDEEVATAWKVLRTEPIVLRLRFSLSQYLDGPEPSIEVFQPSNKEGFGLGLQLKKILGMFTSQQWKHLSNDFLKTQQEKRHSWFKTSGTIKKFRAGLSIFSPMPKSPSFPVIQDSVLKGKLGIPEARVNRLMNRSVSCTVKNPKVEVFGYPPASTQAGVAPFNILVGGHCKNVPTLEYGFLVQIMKYAEQRIPTLNEYCVVCDEQHVFQNGSMLKPAVCTRELCVFSFYTLGVMSGAAEEVATGAEVVDLLVAMCRAALESPRKSIIFEPYPSVVDPNDPKTLAFNPKKKNYERLQKALDSVMSIREMTQGSYLEIKKQMDKLDPLAHPLLQWIISSNRSHIVKLPLSRLKFMHTSHQFLLLSSPPAKEARFRTAKKLYGSTFAFHGSHIENWHSILRNGLVNASYTKLQLHGAAYGKGIYLSPISSISFGYSGMGKGQHRMPSKDELVQRYNRMNTIPQTRSIQSRFLQSRNLNCIALCEVITSKDLQKHGNIWVCPVSDHVCTRFFFVYEDGQVGDANINTQDPKIQKEIMRVIGTQVYTN, encoded by the exons ATG GATCTCAAGGGCCAGTACTGGACGGACGATGACTCCGACGGGGACAATGAATCTGAGGAGTTCCTTTACGGCGTCCAG GGGACCTGCGCTGCCGACCTGTACCGTCACCCGCAGCTGGATGCCGACATTGAGGCCGTGAAGGAGATCTACAGCGAGAATGCCGTGGCTGTCAG GGAGTACGGGACGATCGACGACGTGGACATTGACCTACATGTGAACATCAGCTTCCTCGAT gaggaggtggcgACGGCGTGGAAGGTGCTGCGGACGGAGCCCATCGTCCTCCGCCTGCgcttctccctctcccagtACCTCGATGGCCCCG AACCATCCATTGAGGTTTTCCAGCCATCCAACAAGGAGGGCTTCGGGCTGGGTCTGCAGCTGAAGAA GATCCTGGGCATGTTCACGTCCCAGCAATGGAAACATCTCAGCAATGATTTCCTGAAGACCCAGCAGGAGAAGCGGCACAGTTGGTTCAAGACGAGCGGCACCATCAAGAAGTTTCGTGCTGGCCTCAGCATCTTCTCCCCCATGCCCAA GTCTCCCAGCTTTCCCGTCATCCAAGATTCGGTGCTGAAGGGCAAACTGGGCATCCCCGAGGCTCGCGTAAACCGCCTGATGAACCGCTCTGTCTCCTGTACGGTGAAGAACCCCAAGGTGGAAGTTTTCGGCTACCCCCCCGCCAGCACCCAGGCAGGTGTTGCCCCCTTCAACATCCTG GTCGGCGGCCACTGCAAGAACGTCCCTACACTGGAGTATGGCTTCCTCGTCCAG ATCATGAAGTACGCGGAGCAGCGGATCCCGACGCTCAATGAGTACTGTGTGGTGTGTGATGAGCAGCATGTCTTCCAGAATGGCTCCATGCTCAAg CCAGCGGTGTGCACCCGGGAGCTCTGCGTCTTCTCCTTCTACACCCTGGGCGTCATGTCCGGTGCGGCAGAGGAGGTGGCCACAGGCGCCGAG GTAGTGGACCTGCTGGTGGCCATGTGCCGCGCTGCCCTGGAGTCTCCCCGCAAGAGCATCATCTTCGAACCTTACCCTTCCGTGGTAGACCCCAACGACCCCAAAACACTTGCCTTCAACCCCAAG AAGAAGAATTACGAGCGGCTGCAGAAGGCCCTGGACAGCGTGATGTCCATCCGGGAGATGACCCAG gGGTCCTACCTGGAGATCAAGAAGCAGATGGACAAGCTGGACCCCCTGGCCCATCCCCTCCTGCAGTG GATAATCTCCAGCAACAGATCCCACATCGTCAAGCTGCCCCTCAGCAGG CTGAAGTTCATGCACACCTCCCACCAGTTCCTCCTGCTCAGCAGCCCCCCGGCCAAGGAAGCCCGGTTCCGCACCGCCAAGAAACTCTACGGCAGCACCTTCGCATTCCA CGGCTCTCACATTGAGAACTGGCACTCCATCCTCCGCAACGGGCTAGTCAACGCTTCCTACACCAAACTGCAG CTGCATGGAGCAGCCTATGGCAAGGGCATCTATCTGAGCCCCATCTCCAGTATTTCCTTTGGATACTCAG ggatggggaaagggCAGCACCGGATGCCTTCAAAGGATGAGCTGGTGCAGAGGTACAACCGGATGAACACCATCCCCCAG ACCCGCTCCATCCAGTCCCGCTTCCTCCAGAGCCGCAACCTGAACTGCATCGCGCTTTGCGAAG TCATCACCTCCAAGGACCTGCAGAAACATGGCAACATCTGGGTCTGCCCCGTCTCGGACCACGTCTGCACCCGCTTCTTCTTTGT GTACGAAGATGGCCAAGTGGGAGACGCCAATATCAATACTCAGGACCCCAAAATCCAGAAGGAGATCATGCGTGTGATCGGGACTCAGGTGTACACAAACTGA
- the PARP6 gene encoding protein mono-ADP-ribosyltransferase PARP6 isoform X9 → MDLKGQYWTDDDSDGDNESEEFLYGVQGTCAADLYRHPQLDADIEAVKEIYSENAVAVREYGTIDDVDIDLHVNISFLDEEVATAWKVLRTEPIVLRLRFSLSQYLDGPEPSIEVFQPSNKEGFGLGLQLKKILGMFTSQQWKHLSNDFLKTQQEKRHSWFKTSGTIKKFRAGLSIFSPMPKSPSFPVIQDSVLKGKLGIPEARVNRLMNRSVSCTVKNPKVEVFGYPPASTQVGGHCKNVPTLEYGFLVQIMKYAEQRIPTLNEYCVVCDEQHVFQNGSMLKPAVCTRELCVFSFYTLGVMSGAAEEVATGAEVVDLLVAMCRAALESPRKSIIFEPYPSVVDPNDPKTLAFNPKKKNYERLQKALDSVMSIREMTQGSYLEIKKQMDKLDPLAHPLLQWIISSNRSHIVKLPLSRLKFMHTSHQFLLLSSPPAKEARFRTAKKLYGSTFAFHGSHIENWHSILRNGLVNASYTKLQLHGAAYGKGIYLSPISSISFGYSGMGKGQHRMPSKDELVQRYNRMNTIPQTRSIQSRFLQSRNLNCIALCEVITSKDLQKHGNIWVCPVSDHVCTRFFFVYEDGQVGDANINTQDPKIQKEIMRVIGTQVYTN, encoded by the exons ATG GATCTCAAGGGCCAGTACTGGACGGACGATGACTCCGACGGGGACAATGAATCTGAGGAGTTCCTTTACGGCGTCCAG GGGACCTGCGCTGCCGACCTGTACCGTCACCCGCAGCTGGATGCCGACATTGAGGCCGTGAAGGAGATCTACAGCGAGAATGCCGTGGCTGTCAG GGAGTACGGGACGATCGACGACGTGGACATTGACCTACATGTGAACATCAGCTTCCTCGAT gaggaggtggcgACGGCGTGGAAGGTGCTGCGGACGGAGCCCATCGTCCTCCGCCTGCgcttctccctctcccagtACCTCGATGGCCCCG AACCATCCATTGAGGTTTTCCAGCCATCCAACAAGGAGGGCTTCGGGCTGGGTCTGCAGCTGAAGAA GATCCTGGGCATGTTCACGTCCCAGCAATGGAAACATCTCAGCAATGATTTCCTGAAGACCCAGCAGGAGAAGCGGCACAGTTGGTTCAAGACGAGCGGCACCATCAAGAAGTTTCGTGCTGGCCTCAGCATCTTCTCCCCCATGCCCAA GTCTCCCAGCTTTCCCGTCATCCAAGATTCGGTGCTGAAGGGCAAACTGGGCATCCCCGAGGCTCGCGTAAACCGCCTGATGAACCGCTCTGTCTCCTGTACGGTGAAGAACCCCAAGGTGGAAGTTTTCGGCTACCCCCCCGCCAGCACCCAG GTCGGCGGCCACTGCAAGAACGTCCCTACACTGGAGTATGGCTTCCTCGTCCAG ATCATGAAGTACGCGGAGCAGCGGATCCCGACGCTCAATGAGTACTGTGTGGTGTGTGATGAGCAGCATGTCTTCCAGAATGGCTCCATGCTCAAg CCAGCGGTGTGCACCCGGGAGCTCTGCGTCTTCTCCTTCTACACCCTGGGCGTCATGTCCGGTGCGGCAGAGGAGGTGGCCACAGGCGCCGAG GTAGTGGACCTGCTGGTGGCCATGTGCCGCGCTGCCCTGGAGTCTCCCCGCAAGAGCATCATCTTCGAACCTTACCCTTCCGTGGTAGACCCCAACGACCCCAAAACACTTGCCTTCAACCCCAAG AAGAAGAATTACGAGCGGCTGCAGAAGGCCCTGGACAGCGTGATGTCCATCCGGGAGATGACCCAG gGGTCCTACCTGGAGATCAAGAAGCAGATGGACAAGCTGGACCCCCTGGCCCATCCCCTCCTGCAGTG GATAATCTCCAGCAACAGATCCCACATCGTCAAGCTGCCCCTCAGCAGG CTGAAGTTCATGCACACCTCCCACCAGTTCCTCCTGCTCAGCAGCCCCCCGGCCAAGGAAGCCCGGTTCCGCACCGCCAAGAAACTCTACGGCAGCACCTTCGCATTCCA CGGCTCTCACATTGAGAACTGGCACTCCATCCTCCGCAACGGGCTAGTCAACGCTTCCTACACCAAACTGCAG CTGCATGGAGCAGCCTATGGCAAGGGCATCTATCTGAGCCCCATCTCCAGTATTTCCTTTGGATACTCAG ggatggggaaagggCAGCACCGGATGCCTTCAAAGGATGAGCTGGTGCAGAGGTACAACCGGATGAACACCATCCCCCAG ACCCGCTCCATCCAGTCCCGCTTCCTCCAGAGCCGCAACCTGAACTGCATCGCGCTTTGCGAAG TCATCACCTCCAAGGACCTGCAGAAACATGGCAACATCTGGGTCTGCCCCGTCTCGGACCACGTCTGCACCCGCTTCTTCTTTGT GTACGAAGATGGCCAAGTGGGAGACGCCAATATCAATACTCAGGACCCCAAAATCCAGAAGGAGATCATGCGTGTGATCGGGACTCAGGTGTACACAAACTGA
- the PARP6 gene encoding protein mono-ADP-ribosyltransferase PARP6 isoform X5 codes for MDLKGQYWTDDDSDGDNESEEFLYGVQGTCAADLYRHPQLDADIEAVKEIYSENAVAVREYGTIDDVDIDLHVNISFLDEEVATAWKVLRTEPIVLRLRFSLSQYLDGPEPSIEVFQPSNKEGFGLGLQLKKILGMFTSQQWKHLSNDFLKTQQEKRHSWFKTSGTIKKFRAGLSIFSPMPKSPSFPVIQDSVLKGKLGIPEARVNRLMNRSVSCTVKNPKVEVFGYPPASTQVGGHCKNVPTLEYGFLVQIMKYAEQRIPTLNEYCVVCDEQHVFQNGSMLKPAVCTRELCVFSFYTLGVMSGAAEEVATGAEVVDLLVAMCRAALESPRKSIIFEPYPSVVDPNDPKTLAFNPKKKNYERLQKALDSVMSIREMTQGSYLEIKKQMDKLDPLAHPLLQWIISSNRSHIVKLPLSRVRGLARLQQLKFMHTSHQFLLLSSPPAKEARFRTAKKLYGSTFAFHGSHIENWHSILRNGLVNASYTKLQLHGAAYGKGIYLSPISSISFGYSGMGKGQHRMPSKDELVQRYNRMNTIPQTRSIQSRFLQSRNLNCIALCEVITSKDLQKHGNIWVCPVSDHVCTRFFFVYEDGQVGDANINTQDPKIQKEIMRVIGTQVYTN; via the exons ATG GATCTCAAGGGCCAGTACTGGACGGACGATGACTCCGACGGGGACAATGAATCTGAGGAGTTCCTTTACGGCGTCCAG GGGACCTGCGCTGCCGACCTGTACCGTCACCCGCAGCTGGATGCCGACATTGAGGCCGTGAAGGAGATCTACAGCGAGAATGCCGTGGCTGTCAG GGAGTACGGGACGATCGACGACGTGGACATTGACCTACATGTGAACATCAGCTTCCTCGAT gaggaggtggcgACGGCGTGGAAGGTGCTGCGGACGGAGCCCATCGTCCTCCGCCTGCgcttctccctctcccagtACCTCGATGGCCCCG AACCATCCATTGAGGTTTTCCAGCCATCCAACAAGGAGGGCTTCGGGCTGGGTCTGCAGCTGAAGAA GATCCTGGGCATGTTCACGTCCCAGCAATGGAAACATCTCAGCAATGATTTCCTGAAGACCCAGCAGGAGAAGCGGCACAGTTGGTTCAAGACGAGCGGCACCATCAAGAAGTTTCGTGCTGGCCTCAGCATCTTCTCCCCCATGCCCAA GTCTCCCAGCTTTCCCGTCATCCAAGATTCGGTGCTGAAGGGCAAACTGGGCATCCCCGAGGCTCGCGTAAACCGCCTGATGAACCGCTCTGTCTCCTGTACGGTGAAGAACCCCAAGGTGGAAGTTTTCGGCTACCCCCCCGCCAGCACCCAG GTCGGCGGCCACTGCAAGAACGTCCCTACACTGGAGTATGGCTTCCTCGTCCAG ATCATGAAGTACGCGGAGCAGCGGATCCCGACGCTCAATGAGTACTGTGTGGTGTGTGATGAGCAGCATGTCTTCCAGAATGGCTCCATGCTCAAg CCAGCGGTGTGCACCCGGGAGCTCTGCGTCTTCTCCTTCTACACCCTGGGCGTCATGTCCGGTGCGGCAGAGGAGGTGGCCACAGGCGCCGAG GTAGTGGACCTGCTGGTGGCCATGTGCCGCGCTGCCCTGGAGTCTCCCCGCAAGAGCATCATCTTCGAACCTTACCCTTCCGTGGTAGACCCCAACGACCCCAAAACACTTGCCTTCAACCCCAAG AAGAAGAATTACGAGCGGCTGCAGAAGGCCCTGGACAGCGTGATGTCCATCCGGGAGATGACCCAG gGGTCCTACCTGGAGATCAAGAAGCAGATGGACAAGCTGGACCCCCTGGCCCATCCCCTCCTGCAGTG GATAATCTCCAGCAACAGATCCCACATCGTCAAGCTGCCCCTCAGCAGGGTAAGGGGCCTGGCCAGGCTCCAG CAGCTGAAGTTCATGCACACCTCCCACCAGTTCCTCCTGCTCAGCAGCCCCCCGGCCAAGGAAGCCCGGTTCCGCACCGCCAAGAAACTCTACGGCAGCACCTTCGCATTCCA CGGCTCTCACATTGAGAACTGGCACTCCATCCTCCGCAACGGGCTAGTCAACGCTTCCTACACCAAACTGCAG CTGCATGGAGCAGCCTATGGCAAGGGCATCTATCTGAGCCCCATCTCCAGTATTTCCTTTGGATACTCAG ggatggggaaagggCAGCACCGGATGCCTTCAAAGGATGAGCTGGTGCAGAGGTACAACCGGATGAACACCATCCCCCAG ACCCGCTCCATCCAGTCCCGCTTCCTCCAGAGCCGCAACCTGAACTGCATCGCGCTTTGCGAAG TCATCACCTCCAAGGACCTGCAGAAACATGGCAACATCTGGGTCTGCCCCGTCTCGGACCACGTCTGCACCCGCTTCTTCTTTGT GTACGAAGATGGCCAAGTGGGAGACGCCAATATCAATACTCAGGACCCCAAAATCCAGAAGGAGATCATGCGTGTGATCGGGACTCAGGTGTACACAAACTGA
- the PARP6 gene encoding protein mono-ADP-ribosyltransferase PARP6 isoform X3 → MDLKGQYWTDDDSDGDNESEEFLYGVQGTCAADLYRHPQLDADIEAVKEIYSENAVAVREYGTIDDVDIDLHVNISFLDEEVATAWKVLRTEPIVLRLRFSLSQYLDGPEPSIEVFQPSNKEGFGLGLQLKKILGMFTSQQWKHLSNDFLKTQQEKRHSWFKTSGTIKKFRAGLSIFSPMPKSPSFPVIQDSVLKGKLGIPEARVNRLMNRSVSCTVKNPKVEVFGYPPASTQAGVAPFNILVGGHCKNVPTLEYGFLVQIMKYAEQRIPTLNEYCVVCDEQHVFQNGSMLKPAVCTRELCVFSFYTLGVMSGAAEEVATGAEVVDLLVAMCRAALESPRKSIIFEPYPSVVDPNDPKTLAFNPKKKNYERLQKALDSVMSIREMTQGSYLEIKKQMDKLDPLAHPLLQWIISSNRSHIVKLPLSRQLKFMHTSHQFLLLSSPPAKEARFRTAKKLYGSTFAFHGSHIENWHSILRNGLVNASYTKLQLHGAAYGKGIYLSPISSISFGYSGMGKGQHRMPSKDELVQRYNRMNTIPQTRSIQSRFLQSRNLNCIALCEVITSKDLQKHGNIWVCPVSDHVCTRFFFVYEDGQVGDANINTQDPKIQKEIMRVIGTQVYTN, encoded by the exons ATG GATCTCAAGGGCCAGTACTGGACGGACGATGACTCCGACGGGGACAATGAATCTGAGGAGTTCCTTTACGGCGTCCAG GGGACCTGCGCTGCCGACCTGTACCGTCACCCGCAGCTGGATGCCGACATTGAGGCCGTGAAGGAGATCTACAGCGAGAATGCCGTGGCTGTCAG GGAGTACGGGACGATCGACGACGTGGACATTGACCTACATGTGAACATCAGCTTCCTCGAT gaggaggtggcgACGGCGTGGAAGGTGCTGCGGACGGAGCCCATCGTCCTCCGCCTGCgcttctccctctcccagtACCTCGATGGCCCCG AACCATCCATTGAGGTTTTCCAGCCATCCAACAAGGAGGGCTTCGGGCTGGGTCTGCAGCTGAAGAA GATCCTGGGCATGTTCACGTCCCAGCAATGGAAACATCTCAGCAATGATTTCCTGAAGACCCAGCAGGAGAAGCGGCACAGTTGGTTCAAGACGAGCGGCACCATCAAGAAGTTTCGTGCTGGCCTCAGCATCTTCTCCCCCATGCCCAA GTCTCCCAGCTTTCCCGTCATCCAAGATTCGGTGCTGAAGGGCAAACTGGGCATCCCCGAGGCTCGCGTAAACCGCCTGATGAACCGCTCTGTCTCCTGTACGGTGAAGAACCCCAAGGTGGAAGTTTTCGGCTACCCCCCCGCCAGCACCCAGGCAGGTGTTGCCCCCTTCAACATCCTG GTCGGCGGCCACTGCAAGAACGTCCCTACACTGGAGTATGGCTTCCTCGTCCAG ATCATGAAGTACGCGGAGCAGCGGATCCCGACGCTCAATGAGTACTGTGTGGTGTGTGATGAGCAGCATGTCTTCCAGAATGGCTCCATGCTCAAg CCAGCGGTGTGCACCCGGGAGCTCTGCGTCTTCTCCTTCTACACCCTGGGCGTCATGTCCGGTGCGGCAGAGGAGGTGGCCACAGGCGCCGAG GTAGTGGACCTGCTGGTGGCCATGTGCCGCGCTGCCCTGGAGTCTCCCCGCAAGAGCATCATCTTCGAACCTTACCCTTCCGTGGTAGACCCCAACGACCCCAAAACACTTGCCTTCAACCCCAAG AAGAAGAATTACGAGCGGCTGCAGAAGGCCCTGGACAGCGTGATGTCCATCCGGGAGATGACCCAG gGGTCCTACCTGGAGATCAAGAAGCAGATGGACAAGCTGGACCCCCTGGCCCATCCCCTCCTGCAGTG GATAATCTCCAGCAACAGATCCCACATCGTCAAGCTGCCCCTCAGCAGG CAGCTGAAGTTCATGCACACCTCCCACCAGTTCCTCCTGCTCAGCAGCCCCCCGGCCAAGGAAGCCCGGTTCCGCACCGCCAAGAAACTCTACGGCAGCACCTTCGCATTCCA CGGCTCTCACATTGAGAACTGGCACTCCATCCTCCGCAACGGGCTAGTCAACGCTTCCTACACCAAACTGCAG CTGCATGGAGCAGCCTATGGCAAGGGCATCTATCTGAGCCCCATCTCCAGTATTTCCTTTGGATACTCAG ggatggggaaagggCAGCACCGGATGCCTTCAAAGGATGAGCTGGTGCAGAGGTACAACCGGATGAACACCATCCCCCAG ACCCGCTCCATCCAGTCCCGCTTCCTCCAGAGCCGCAACCTGAACTGCATCGCGCTTTGCGAAG TCATCACCTCCAAGGACCTGCAGAAACATGGCAACATCTGGGTCTGCCCCGTCTCGGACCACGTCTGCACCCGCTTCTTCTTTGT GTACGAAGATGGCCAAGTGGGAGACGCCAATATCAATACTCAGGACCCCAAAATCCAGAAGGAGATCATGCGTGTGATCGGGACTCAGGTGTACACAAACTGA
- the PARP6 gene encoding protein mono-ADP-ribosyltransferase PARP6 isoform X7, translating into MDLKGQYWTDDDSDGDNESEEFLYGVQGTCAADLYRHPQLDADIEAVKEIYSENAVAVREYGTIDDVDIDLHVNISFLDEEVATAWKVLRTEPIVLRLRFSLSQYLDGPEPSIEVFQPSNKEGFGLGLQLKKILGMFTSQQWKHLSNDFLKTQQEKRHSWFKTSGTIKKFRAGLSIFSPMPKSPSFPVIQDSVLKGKLGIPEARVNRLMNRSVSCTVKNPKVEVFGYPPASTQVGGHCKNVPTLEYGFLVQIMKYAEQRIPTLNEYCVVCDEQHVFQNGSMLKPAVCTRELCVFSFYTLGVMSGAAEEVATGAEVVDLLVAMCRAALESPRKSIIFEPYPSVVDPNDPKTLAFNPKKKNYERLQKALDSVMSIREMTQGSYLEIKKQMDKLDPLAHPLLQWIISSNRSHIVKLPLSRQLKFMHTSHQFLLLSSPPAKEARFRTAKKLYGSTFAFHGSHIENWHSILRNGLVNASYTKLQLHGAAYGKGIYLSPISSISFGYSGMGKGQHRMPSKDELVQRYNRMNTIPQTRSIQSRFLQSRNLNCIALCEVITSKDLQKHGNIWVCPVSDHVCTRFFFVYEDGQVGDANINTQDPKIQKEIMRVIGTQVYTN; encoded by the exons ATG GATCTCAAGGGCCAGTACTGGACGGACGATGACTCCGACGGGGACAATGAATCTGAGGAGTTCCTTTACGGCGTCCAG GGGACCTGCGCTGCCGACCTGTACCGTCACCCGCAGCTGGATGCCGACATTGAGGCCGTGAAGGAGATCTACAGCGAGAATGCCGTGGCTGTCAG GGAGTACGGGACGATCGACGACGTGGACATTGACCTACATGTGAACATCAGCTTCCTCGAT gaggaggtggcgACGGCGTGGAAGGTGCTGCGGACGGAGCCCATCGTCCTCCGCCTGCgcttctccctctcccagtACCTCGATGGCCCCG AACCATCCATTGAGGTTTTCCAGCCATCCAACAAGGAGGGCTTCGGGCTGGGTCTGCAGCTGAAGAA GATCCTGGGCATGTTCACGTCCCAGCAATGGAAACATCTCAGCAATGATTTCCTGAAGACCCAGCAGGAGAAGCGGCACAGTTGGTTCAAGACGAGCGGCACCATCAAGAAGTTTCGTGCTGGCCTCAGCATCTTCTCCCCCATGCCCAA GTCTCCCAGCTTTCCCGTCATCCAAGATTCGGTGCTGAAGGGCAAACTGGGCATCCCCGAGGCTCGCGTAAACCGCCTGATGAACCGCTCTGTCTCCTGTACGGTGAAGAACCCCAAGGTGGAAGTTTTCGGCTACCCCCCCGCCAGCACCCAG GTCGGCGGCCACTGCAAGAACGTCCCTACACTGGAGTATGGCTTCCTCGTCCAG ATCATGAAGTACGCGGAGCAGCGGATCCCGACGCTCAATGAGTACTGTGTGGTGTGTGATGAGCAGCATGTCTTCCAGAATGGCTCCATGCTCAAg CCAGCGGTGTGCACCCGGGAGCTCTGCGTCTTCTCCTTCTACACCCTGGGCGTCATGTCCGGTGCGGCAGAGGAGGTGGCCACAGGCGCCGAG GTAGTGGACCTGCTGGTGGCCATGTGCCGCGCTGCCCTGGAGTCTCCCCGCAAGAGCATCATCTTCGAACCTTACCCTTCCGTGGTAGACCCCAACGACCCCAAAACACTTGCCTTCAACCCCAAG AAGAAGAATTACGAGCGGCTGCAGAAGGCCCTGGACAGCGTGATGTCCATCCGGGAGATGACCCAG gGGTCCTACCTGGAGATCAAGAAGCAGATGGACAAGCTGGACCCCCTGGCCCATCCCCTCCTGCAGTG GATAATCTCCAGCAACAGATCCCACATCGTCAAGCTGCCCCTCAGCAGG CAGCTGAAGTTCATGCACACCTCCCACCAGTTCCTCCTGCTCAGCAGCCCCCCGGCCAAGGAAGCCCGGTTCCGCACCGCCAAGAAACTCTACGGCAGCACCTTCGCATTCCA CGGCTCTCACATTGAGAACTGGCACTCCATCCTCCGCAACGGGCTAGTCAACGCTTCCTACACCAAACTGCAG CTGCATGGAGCAGCCTATGGCAAGGGCATCTATCTGAGCCCCATCTCCAGTATTTCCTTTGGATACTCAG ggatggggaaagggCAGCACCGGATGCCTTCAAAGGATGAGCTGGTGCAGAGGTACAACCGGATGAACACCATCCCCCAG ACCCGCTCCATCCAGTCCCGCTTCCTCCAGAGCCGCAACCTGAACTGCATCGCGCTTTGCGAAG TCATCACCTCCAAGGACCTGCAGAAACATGGCAACATCTGGGTCTGCCCCGTCTCGGACCACGTCTGCACCCGCTTCTTCTTTGT GTACGAAGATGGCCAAGTGGGAGACGCCAATATCAATACTCAGGACCCCAAAATCCAGAAGGAGATCATGCGTGTGATCGGGACTCAGGTGTACACAAACTGA